A window of the Bufo gargarizans isolate SCDJY-AF-19 chromosome 1, ASM1485885v1, whole genome shotgun sequence genome harbors these coding sequences:
- the EFS gene encoding embryonal Fyn-associated substrate isoform X2, whose translation MPAQLAQALYDNAAESPEELSFQRGDVMLVLEKDPPALSGWWRCSLRGKQGIAPGNRLRLLPESELPENEYQAPRLLGATVVTSYPQKPEDKRNTCKDEQAPSCTEVYQVPPIARLCISPPTSEDDIYNSPRQVEVPQLCPQEVYDMPSSLLKDTQSMYDSPVLRLKEVKHEAVPPPEEIPEDIYDVPPTFQNVTLEDEEDEGIYSMPSNLKRVSGLQNLYEAPEDILSCGHLPEPVDPPQTHRLSVSSTGSARSVDSGGSRESGLPSLLTRDLRTDGLCTVESLRVQHQELQRTMILVRDGLQEGARRGCIENQETVQGVEVLKDFVGLAQVVLLHSCQASDPSLHRELSGYLEQLEHALQALQDGGTEFVSLTHLVQEQSGCIVALVTANAALLFPRPRLSSSESLSRRPLPAIPVASPASHRKGSIQDRPLPPPPILHRTPSDPGEDADSEYERIQCRDNHYVHLQGTNVQTTSKSKDQQKTVEQKPLPERKVDTCPEPAEEDLHLLRFYASQSHGHLQTLQSCVNTFLGSATSQPPRVFVGHGKQLVIAAHKLVFIGDTLGRLLSCNQLQAKLAGEGGALCQALKEVVLATKEAASLYPSPTALKAMAVSVSVLCACARSFTDLLQKMAS comes from the exons ATGCCA GCACAGCTGGCACAGGCCTTGTATGACAATGCTGCTGAGAGTCCGGAAGAGCTTAGCTTTCAACGAGGTGACGTGATGCTGGTTCTCGAAAAAGACCCTCCAGCCCTCAGTGGATGGTGGCGTTGCTCGCTTAGGGGGAAGCAAGGAATTGCTCCTGGAAACAGACTGCGGCTTCTCCCGGAGTCAGAATTACCAGAAAATGAATACCAAGCGCCTCGGCTTCTAGGAGCTACTGTTGTGACCTCATATCCACAAAAGCCTGAAGACAAACGAAATACTTGCAAAGATGAACAGGCCCCATCATGCACGGAG GTATATCAAGTACCACCGATTGCACGCCTGTGTATTTCACCACCTACATCTGAAGATGACATCTACAACTCTCCACGTCAGGTGGAGGTCCCTCAGCTCTGTCCACAAGAG GTTTACGATATGCCATCATCATTGCTGAAAGATACACAATCAATGTATGATAGCCCTGTGTTGCGCCTAAAAGAAGTAAAACATGAGGCTGTCCCACCACCTGAGGAGATTCCAGAAGACATTTATGATGTGCCACCAACATTTCAAAATGTGACACTAGAGGACGAGGAAGATGAGGGGATTTATTCCATGCCCTCTAACTTAAAACGGGTGTCTGGCCTTCAGAATCTGTATGAAGCTCCTGAAGATATTCTTAGTTGTGGCCACTTACCAGAACCTGTTGACCCACCTCAGACCCACCGTCTTTCAGTTTCCAGCACCGGCAGTGCTCGATCGGTAGATTCTGGTGGAAGTAGAGAGTCGGGTCTACCATCTCTTCTGACTAGAGATCTTCGTACTGATGGGCTCTGTACAGTGGAGTCATTGAGAGTGCAACATCAGGAGCTACAAAGGACAATGATACTTGTGAGAGATGGCCTTCAGGAAGGTGCAAGAAGAGGATGCATAGAAAATCAAGAAACAGTTCAGGGTGTTGAAGTCCTTAAAGACTTTGTTGGATTGGCACAAGTTGTTCTTCTCCACTCTTGCCAAGCCTCAGACCCATCACTACATCGAGAACTTTCTGGATATTTAGAGCAACTGGAACATGCATTGCAGGCACTACAGGACGGTGGGACCGAGTTTGTATCACTGACTCACTTAGTTCAGGAGCAAAGTGGGTGTATTGTGGCACTGGTGACTGCAAATGCAGCCCTTCTCTTCCCCCGACCTCGGCTGTCTTCTAGTGAAAGCCTTTCCCGACGGCCACTTCCTGCAATACCTGTTGCTTCCCCTGCATCACATCGCAAGGGTAGCATTCAGGATCGacctctgccaccaccacctaTCCTTCATCGAACCCCTAGTGATCCTGGGGAGGATGCCGACAGTGAATACGAGAGAATTCAGTGCAGAGACAATCACTATGTTCATTTACAG GGTACAAATGTGCAAACCACATCAAAATCCAAAGACCAACAGAAGACTGTGGAACAGAAACCTCTACCGGAGAGAAAG GTTGACACATGCCCAGAACCAGCTGAAGAAGATCTGCATCTGCTTCGCTTTTATGCATCTCAAAGCCATGGACATCTACAGACCCTTCAATCTTGTGTGAATACCTTTCTTGGCAGCGCAACCTCTCAACCCCCACGAGTCTTTGTAGGACACGGAAAGCAGTTGGTGATCGCCGCACACAAGCTTGTGTTCATTGGGGACACGCTTGGTCGACTGCTTAGTTGCAACCAACTTCAAGCTAAGCTTGCCGGTGAAGGAGGTGCCCTCTGCCAAGCACTGAAGGAAGTGGTTCTAGCAACAAAGGAGGCTGCTTCCCTGTACCCATCTCCTACTGCACTCAAGGCTATGGCAGTTAGCGTCTCTGTACTATGCGCCTGTGCCCGTAGCTTCACTGACCTCCTACAGAAGATGGCCAGTTGA
- the EFS gene encoding embryonal Fyn-associated substrate isoform X1, with product MPIGRRGADSWYSHQSAVEENTARCEVNGDELQWTAVCLAQLAQALYDNAAESPEELSFQRGDVMLVLEKDPPALSGWWRCSLRGKQGIAPGNRLRLLPESELPENEYQAPRLLGATVVTSYPQKPEDKRNTCKDEQAPSCTEVYQVPPIARLCISPPTSEDDIYNSPRQVEVPQLCPQEVYDMPSSLLKDTQSMYDSPVLRLKEVKHEAVPPPEEIPEDIYDVPPTFQNVTLEDEEDEGIYSMPSNLKRVSGLQNLYEAPEDILSCGHLPEPVDPPQTHRLSVSSTGSARSVDSGGSRESGLPSLLTRDLRTDGLCTVESLRVQHQELQRTMILVRDGLQEGARRGCIENQETVQGVEVLKDFVGLAQVVLLHSCQASDPSLHRELSGYLEQLEHALQALQDGGTEFVSLTHLVQEQSGCIVALVTANAALLFPRPRLSSSESLSRRPLPAIPVASPASHRKGSIQDRPLPPPPILHRTPSDPGEDADSEYERIQCRDNHYVHLQGTNVQTTSKSKDQQKTVEQKPLPERKVDTCPEPAEEDLHLLRFYASQSHGHLQTLQSCVNTFLGSATSQPPRVFVGHGKQLVIAAHKLVFIGDTLGRLLSCNQLQAKLAGEGGALCQALKEVVLATKEAASLYPSPTALKAMAVSVSVLCACARSFTDLLQKMAS from the exons ATGCCA ATAGGTCGGCGGGGGGCCGACTCCTGGTACTCTCACCAATCGGCTGTTGAAGAGAACACGGCACGgtgtgaagtgaatggggatgagctgcagtGGACGGCAGTGTGCTTG GCACAGCTGGCACAGGCCTTGTATGACAATGCTGCTGAGAGTCCGGAAGAGCTTAGCTTTCAACGAGGTGACGTGATGCTGGTTCTCGAAAAAGACCCTCCAGCCCTCAGTGGATGGTGGCGTTGCTCGCTTAGGGGGAAGCAAGGAATTGCTCCTGGAAACAGACTGCGGCTTCTCCCGGAGTCAGAATTACCAGAAAATGAATACCAAGCGCCTCGGCTTCTAGGAGCTACTGTTGTGACCTCATATCCACAAAAGCCTGAAGACAAACGAAATACTTGCAAAGATGAACAGGCCCCATCATGCACGGAG GTATATCAAGTACCACCGATTGCACGCCTGTGTATTTCACCACCTACATCTGAAGATGACATCTACAACTCTCCACGTCAGGTGGAGGTCCCTCAGCTCTGTCCACAAGAG GTTTACGATATGCCATCATCATTGCTGAAAGATACACAATCAATGTATGATAGCCCTGTGTTGCGCCTAAAAGAAGTAAAACATGAGGCTGTCCCACCACCTGAGGAGATTCCAGAAGACATTTATGATGTGCCACCAACATTTCAAAATGTGACACTAGAGGACGAGGAAGATGAGGGGATTTATTCCATGCCCTCTAACTTAAAACGGGTGTCTGGCCTTCAGAATCTGTATGAAGCTCCTGAAGATATTCTTAGTTGTGGCCACTTACCAGAACCTGTTGACCCACCTCAGACCCACCGTCTTTCAGTTTCCAGCACCGGCAGTGCTCGATCGGTAGATTCTGGTGGAAGTAGAGAGTCGGGTCTACCATCTCTTCTGACTAGAGATCTTCGTACTGATGGGCTCTGTACAGTGGAGTCATTGAGAGTGCAACATCAGGAGCTACAAAGGACAATGATACTTGTGAGAGATGGCCTTCAGGAAGGTGCAAGAAGAGGATGCATAGAAAATCAAGAAACAGTTCAGGGTGTTGAAGTCCTTAAAGACTTTGTTGGATTGGCACAAGTTGTTCTTCTCCACTCTTGCCAAGCCTCAGACCCATCACTACATCGAGAACTTTCTGGATATTTAGAGCAACTGGAACATGCATTGCAGGCACTACAGGACGGTGGGACCGAGTTTGTATCACTGACTCACTTAGTTCAGGAGCAAAGTGGGTGTATTGTGGCACTGGTGACTGCAAATGCAGCCCTTCTCTTCCCCCGACCTCGGCTGTCTTCTAGTGAAAGCCTTTCCCGACGGCCACTTCCTGCAATACCTGTTGCTTCCCCTGCATCACATCGCAAGGGTAGCATTCAGGATCGacctctgccaccaccacctaTCCTTCATCGAACCCCTAGTGATCCTGGGGAGGATGCCGACAGTGAATACGAGAGAATTCAGTGCAGAGACAATCACTATGTTCATTTACAG GGTACAAATGTGCAAACCACATCAAAATCCAAAGACCAACAGAAGACTGTGGAACAGAAACCTCTACCGGAGAGAAAG GTTGACACATGCCCAGAACCAGCTGAAGAAGATCTGCATCTGCTTCGCTTTTATGCATCTCAAAGCCATGGACATCTACAGACCCTTCAATCTTGTGTGAATACCTTTCTTGGCAGCGCAACCTCTCAACCCCCACGAGTCTTTGTAGGACACGGAAAGCAGTTGGTGATCGCCGCACACAAGCTTGTGTTCATTGGGGACACGCTTGGTCGACTGCTTAGTTGCAACCAACTTCAAGCTAAGCTTGCCGGTGAAGGAGGTGCCCTCTGCCAAGCACTGAAGGAAGTGGTTCTAGCAACAAAGGAGGCTGCTTCCCTGTACCCATCTCCTACTGCACTCAAGGCTATGGCAGTTAGCGTCTCTGTACTATGCGCCTGTGCCCGTAGCTTCACTGACCTCCTACAGAAGATGGCCAGTTGA